The Plectropomus leopardus isolate mb chromosome 7, YSFRI_Pleo_2.0, whole genome shotgun sequence genome window below encodes:
- the LOC121945111 gene encoding C-reactive protein-like — protein MKFLLLTVMLTVCAASPQDLSGKMFTFPQQSNTARVQLNTTREKFYAATVCLRFITDLRRDHILFSLATPSADNSFMIFRYAARDAINVFILDISAAFTGQDYMLNMWHSMCSTWDSRSGLAQLWFDGQPWTRKYVSPGSHISGHAIIFLGQEQNSHGGGFEINKSFVGMISDVHMWDYTLSPCEIREYMDELNFTPGNILNWSALEFQITDRVLIEDKPKAMYC, from the exons ATGAAGTTTTTGCTTCTAACGGTGATGCTGACGGTCTGTGCTGCAAGTCCTCAAG atctgtCAGGTAAAATGTTCACCTTCCCACAACAAAGCAACACAGCACGTGTGCAACTAAATACTACAAGAGAGAAGTTCTATGCTGCAACTGTGTGTCTCAG GTTCATCACAGACCTCAGGAGAGACCACATTCTTTTCTCTCTTGCCACACCCTCTGCTGACAATAGCTTCATGATATTCAGGTATGCTGCAAGGGATGCGATCAATGTCTTTATCCTAGACATATCTGCAGCATTTACAGGGCAAGACTACATGTTGAACATGTGGCACTCCATGTGTTCCACATGGGACTCCAGATCTGGTCTGGCACAGCTGTGGTTTGATGGACAACCTTGGACGAGGAAATATGTTAGTCCTGGATCACACATCAGCGGCCATGCTATAATTTTCTTAGGACAG GAACAGAATTCCCACGGTGGTGGCTTTGAAATAAATAAGTCTTTCGTTGGCATGATATCTGACGTCCACATGTGGGACTACACCCTCTCCCCTTGTGAGATCCGGGAGTACATGGATGAACTCAACTTCACTCCAGGGAATATCCTCAACTGGAGTGCGCTGGAGTTTCAGATCACAGACAGAGTGCTGATAGAAGATAAACCCAAAGCAATGTACTGttaa